A window of Mustela erminea isolate mMusErm1 chromosome 19, mMusErm1.Pri, whole genome shotgun sequence genomic DNA:
CTGTAGCTCCTGCAGCAGAAGCTGCCGCTGCCCAGccacctcctccagctcctggctctGGGCACGCAGGGCCTTGAGCTCTGCCCATAGGCCACAGCCACGGAGCCCCAGCATGAAGGCCTGCCTGGGGCAtggcagaaaagaaagatgaCTAAGACTCCCAGTAGAGGAGGCAGATGGATCTGTAAGGATGCACAAGGAGCCACAAacacagggagacaaaccaggagagcagggaggcagaACTGGGAGACACAGGAGCAGAAAAAGTCTAGTATTCTGAGTCCTCTGGGAAAGAGATGCCCTAGAGGTCTCTGCTGAGAGAGCCCCCTCACCTCTCACTGGATCCTGGGGCATAtctctccacctcctccatcAGGCCTTGGAGGCGCTGGGTCAGGGTTTGACGCTCCTTCAGAAGGGGGCCCCGCTGGGCAACCAGTACACCCACAGCCCGCCAGCCCTCCTGGGGCAAGAGTACAAAGTCAGGGTGGGCATGATCCCTTGGGGGAAGGGGATCAAGTGGGCCTTGGGATGGGAAGGGGATGGAGTCCTGGGAAGGATGCCTGGGGGTCACCTGGATGAGATGCTCCATGGATGGCAGGGCCTGGCTGGAGTCTGACTGGTCTGGTGTCTGGGACCTGGGGGTGGGGTAAAACTGCTGAGAGAGGAGTCCCCCCCTTGCCAGGGCTCTTTGGGGTGGCCAATGTCAGCCCACCTGCCAGACTGATCATTGAGTTTCAGGTTCACCGCCATCAGCAGGTGACTGTGCTTGGTCCATAGTTTGTTCTGGCTTACCCATTCGCCCGCCCTGCCCGGCCCTTAGGAGCACGGCACTCCACACCTGTCCATCTCTGTATCTCGGAGCCCATCTGGACTGCACAGGGACCGAATCTCTGTCTCCCGCTCTGCAGCCAAGTGCTCCAAGGAGGCCAGGACATGACCCGGAGGATGGTTTGTCAGTAGTGTCTGGTAGGGGAAAGGGTAAAGTAGGGCTAGATGGGGGCGGGGCTATGCGCTGGGATCTATGGTGATGCAGTAGGGATCAAGAGTTGGGTCCTCGCACCCTGAGGTTTGCTCATGGGGCAGAAGGTGAGGCCCCCACCCTTACCTCCACAGAGCTAAGCCACTGCTGGTAGGAAGCTCCAAAGTAGTCATCTCGAGGGGTTctgtggggttggggaaggggacagagaatATTACAAGACACAACAACTCTCCCTCTACTGATCACCACTACCCTGTAAGGTGGGGACTATCACTGTCcccattttaaggatgaggaaaccaagtccATCTATGCCTGCTAGACTTGGGTTCACCAACCAGCTGCCCTTAGGGCCTTTCACATGTGCTATTTGTCTAGAATATTGTCTTAACCTTTCATCCTGCCTAAGCCTCCTCACCAGAGAACCTGTCCTCCCTGACTCTTTAAGTGAGGAAGATGTCTTCTCTGGGGACCTGGAGTCTCTcaggcttccccacccccaacagtcCTAATCACCCACGTTGCCACCATCTGTAATGTATATGTCTCTTTTTGCTCTCAACCTGAGAGCAGCCAAGGCCTGGGGCTGACACAGTCCAGAGGCTGAGTGTCTGAGGAAGGAACAGATGAGTAACTCCCCCATCAAAGCCCAGGTTCTTGTCAGAGTCTGTGGAGCCTGGATGACACTCACGGGACGCTGCCTCCCTTGGCCTGAGGAATTAGGAGTTTCTGCAAGAACTGGGTCCGGAGGGTGCAGGCTCTTCGGACATCACCCTGTGAAGAAGAGGATGGGACATGAGGGCAACCCAGGGGTCCACCTGACCTGACTCCCCACTCGTTTCCCCATGGCCCAAGACTCTTACCAGGACCACAGGTTCGAGGCCCAGGGCTGCTGATGTCAAGGGTCCAAAGGATATATCTACTTTGGCCTTCCTGGAGAGAAAAGTAGAGTTGGGGTAGTAGTCACTGGGAAAAGGGAGCTAGAACGGATGTGTCTCTTTCTGCTACAAGGCTAGTCACTAAGcctggatctcagggtccaccTCTAAAATCAGGCCACTGACACTTCCTGGCTGTATTAGCTTCCTCACTGGCCTCTGCTCTTGCCCTCTGCAGTTTATTTTCCAATGTAGTAGTCAATGATCCTGTTAAAACTTCAGACAAATCAGGTCACCTTGTTACCCAAAACCCTTGAAAAAATGTAACGTTTCCCCATCACATTCAAAATAGTAATAATGGGTATTAGAAACTCTTCTAAGTGCTCTGCATCATTTAACTCACCTATAAAGTAGGTTTAAATTAATCCCCAATTCATAGAGCTTACGAACTGAGGCACAAAAAAGCTAAGtagtttgcccaaggtcacagagctgtaAGTGGACAGGCTAAGGCATGAACCCAGCCTCTGAGTAAAATTCCGACGCCCCCGTGGCACTCTGTCCACCTCTCTGACCTCACCTTCTTGTGCCCTCCATTTTGCCTGTGTAACTGAAGATGAACTGGCTTCCCGGCTGTTTTTCCCATATGCCAAACTCAGcacctctgcccttcctgtccctctccctggagATTCCTTCCACAACTCAGTGCTACCTCCTCAGAGACGGCTTCTCTGGCCATCCTCCCTGGAGTATATCTCCCTCACCTTTACTATCACACCACCTTTTTAATCACAGCACTTAGCTCTCCTTGCAGTTATAGAGTTTGCTTCCTAGATTATCTTTGGCTCCTCTGCATCAGAGTAGAAGCCCCAGGAGGCAGGTACTTGTCCCTTATTTAATGTTCTTTCCCTAGAACATTCTTTAGATATATGGTTGGGACCATTCTAAGCACTGGAAATATAAGTGGCTGAGATGAGAAAACTTTCTGACCTCACAGGCTTTAAATCCTAAGGAGTGGAGCTCAGAATTCTGGAACCCAAGAAGGGGTCAGGGTAGAGCAATGAGGTCTCTATGGAAAATGCCTGCCTGCCCCGCCTGGTGAAGGCTGGTCCCTGAGCACCTGAGGCCCACCTCTCTATGTCCTGTAGACGCCTCAGCTGATTCTGCAGCCGCTGCACGGGATCCTGCAGTCCACGCTGCTGCCTTCTCATGGCCCCAGCTtgggcctggaggaggagagCGCGACGCTGGGTGTCTTGAATGTTCTGCAGGGCTTGCTCCAGGGCCATGTCTATAGGAGAAACACATGGCTATCAGCAGTTCCCCCACCACCACTCTGTTGCTCATCTTCCCAGCCCCATAGGTCACCCTGAGCTTCAGTCTCTTGCTCCATCAGCTCCAGGCTCTGGTCTAATTCTTGGATCTCTGCCCGCAGGTGAGCAACAGTGGCTTCCAGCTCCAGCTTCCGATGGGCCTGGTGGGATCAGGTACAGAGTCAGATGCATGGCCTGGCTGGGGCTTGGCCTGGACTGACTGCTATTTGGGGAGCACTGGTCTCCTTGCCTGCACAGGGAAGTAGCAGAGGGTTTATTGTGAGGAATTTCTGTGTCTTATTCTCTGGGCCTAAAAGAACACTAGGGTACTATCtggcctcctcctttctcctgggATTGCCTCCCTTATCGTCCTAACCGGTGTCCTGTCTCTGCACTGATGACACTACATCTCtacctccccactgagcaccacATCGAGGGGCCCTAAGGTCTTCTGGAAACCTCCCCCTAGATGGCACTGGGGCCCCTTGCACACAATAGGTCCTACACTGGCCTCAGTATATCTCCGAAACCAGTCCTTTCTCCCATCTCCTCTCATCAGCTTGGATGCCTCATATCCATGTCCCCTCAACATCCAGCTCATGCCTGCCTCCCTTGGACTGTTAAGTCCTGTGAGTGTGGGGATCAGAGCTGTCTTGTGACTCATTAGTCCCCAGCATCCCATAGCACAAGGCTGGGCCTAGAGAAGAAATCTACATGTCCTCTTTTTGGATAAAAGATCTTATAACACATGCTTCTCACCTCTGGACTGTCCTGGTGGCCATACCTGAGGAAATGAGGCCAGAGTTAGGGGATGACAGGGACTTCCAGGGGAGACAAGTGGTGTGAGGCTGTGGGTGAAAACACAGCTGGATGGGACTAGGGTTAAAAGGAGGGAATATAGAACCATTTACCAGAGTAGGTTTCCCCGGATCTTCTTGACACTCCTACagtggagaggcagaaggaagaggtgTTACTGTGGGGCTTGCCTGTGTCCCTTCCCCGTCACAGCCTCCCTCATGTGGCCAGGCTCACCTCTGGCTGTGCACATGCCGCAAGACATAGGCCCAGATGTCGGCCCCTTGGCCCAGACACAGTCTGCGGGGAGAGTGTGTAAAGGTACACCTCCGGCATCACACAGGGTGGCTCACCCTTATTCCCAGGCTGGTCACGGTGGGTAAGGTTTTTACTAGGGAATTCTCACTTCTAGGGGGAAAGAGAGCCCATACTTTCTGGGGTGAGATAGTCCCTTCTGGGGAGTTCTTGGTCACTGAGTTGTGGGGTTCTCTCTGTGTGGGGGATATTCTCATTCCGTGGTGGGGTGATTCCTTTCTCCTGGGAGAAGAGGGCTATCTCTAGTCACTCccagaggagaggggtggggaataTACTGTCAGGAAGTGCTCTCATTACCAGATGTGGGTCATAACTCCTATAAATTCAATCTCCTGTGGGGTGGTCTTTGGTAACTCCAGTCTCTTCACtggttggggtgggtgggggtggtaggCTGTTGCAGGGACGGTCTCACTCCAAAGATCTTACTTCCACACGGGAAGGGGTCTCCACTGAATTTCGGAGGATCCTCACTGGTGCCTCGCTCTCACTCTGGGTGGTctcacggggtggggggtgggagtgtcGGGATCACCGCCAGGGGATCTTCATTCAACCCAGGATCCTCTTCTTGAATATACTACTGGGTGTGCGTGTgtcggggcgggggagggggcgccctTAAGGGTTGTTCTCACTGAGGCAGAGGAAGGCGGGTCTTCAGGGAGGGGTGGGGTTCTCATCCCTGGAGACCACCTCGAGGGTTTGGGAGTGCTCACTCTCAGAACGTCCCTCACCTGCGCAGCGTCGACTCCGGGGCTCGGGCTGCGACGGGCGCTCCCATCTCTTCCGTCGCCCAGCAGCCCAGTTCCCGCGCTTCTTGCATTAACTCCATGACAGCTCCGCTCCCCGGCTTCCCGCACCCTCTTCAAGTGTGGCGCCCGCATCTGACGTCACGAGCGCGCCGGCAGTGACGCCATCGGTGTCCAGAAGGACTAGGGTCTCGGTGCACCGCCGCGCCACGGAGCAGTGCTCACGTTTCTTGCTCCTCCAGCTTAGGTATCTTCGAGTGAGGAGAAACGGTGAGGTTCGTTCGCTTTCCTCGTCCTCCCGCTCACCACCAAGTGCCCCTTAAGAGGCAAAAGGTTCCAAATTCCTCCCTTGATTCTCTTGACAAAATGAGACTTTCATCCTGGGAGGTCAGGTGCGGAGATGTCAAACTTACTGCTCCTTGATTTCAGAAACAGGTTGTTTCAGGTCTGAGTGAGGAGGGATAGGGGGCCGATAGCACGACCCTGATATCTCCCCGGCATGCATTCTTCCAGGTGTTCCTCGTCTTTACCATTCCATAACATCCATGAGTCGACCCTGCTCCGGGGACACTGCGGTGGATGAGAGAGCCCCAGTCTCCATGCTACGGAGCTCAGGTTCAGTGGGGGACTTAGACGGATCACCATCACCAGGTAGGGATTGTGGAAAATAAACAACAGGAGTGGGTCAATTTGGGACACAGGGAATGTCAGAGGTCTGTGGGCTGCCCCAGAAAGCACTGGATACTGGTAGTGGAGTTCTGGAGAGCCCACTCAGCCTCATTCAGGGCCCTGAGAAATGGCATCATTCAGGGACCTTTCACTGAACATGCTTAGGTCACCACTCTGTCCTCGGTGTCTGGTACAAAGCCCGACTCTCTAAGTAGTTATTCAGTAAATGAGGGGAGAGGTGGTGGGGTGAGAATAAAACTGGGGACAGGATGAGGTATGGGGGTGGAGGGCAATGGTGGACCATATAGGGCTGTGGAGCAGAGGGGAGACAACTGAGTGAGTGGGTCCGGATCTTGATTGGGTGTAGAGGGTGGGGCATCCAGGGTGAGGTCCAGGGCTCTGGGCTCCGGAGCAGACCTTGAAATGCAGATGTCAGAGAAGGCACAACTCTGGGGGAAATGTTGATAACAATGTGGGACCCTGTGGGTGTGAGGAGTCAGAGAGACATCCAAGGGTTGGCTGAGACTTTGGCCCAGGGAGAAAGGGACCATGGGATTACCATTAAGACAGCAAATTTTGGCGAGAAGCTGAGTCCAGCTTCAAGTGTTTCATAAGGGCTGAAAAGCATAAGAAGGTGCCATGGGCTGCTGTAATCCAGGTGGCTTTCCTGGAAGAAAGAACAGCTGCTATTCCACAGTGCCTAATTCTCAAAAGGTGCCATTTTGCTCAAACATTGTCACCCTTCTGCCGTTTGTGGGGTGTTTTGCTGTTAAAAACCAAAATCAGTTAGCCAGCATGTCTGCCATTGGTCTATGAGCCTTTTGAGACTCATAGCACTGGCTGTTACGAGAATGATGAGACAAATCACAGACTGGCAGAAATACTTGCAAAACACATAACTGATGGTGGacttatatctaaaatatacaaagaactcttaaaacccaACCATAAGAAAACAATCTGCTTAAACATGGACAAAAGTTATGAACAGATTTCTCACtgaagaagatgtacagatggcaaataagcatgaAAAGTTGCTAACCATaatgtcattagggaattgcaaattaaaacaacaatggaATACttctacacacctattagaatgtctaaaatccaaaaaaaatgacaccaaatgctgttgaggatgtggaacaacaggaactgtccttcattgctggtgggagtacaaaatgatacagccattttggaagacaatCTGAAAAGGCAGTAAACTCTCTGACCACAAATATATGGCATTCTAGGAGAAGCCAAACTATAGAGaccagtaaaaagatcagtggttgccaagagaTCATGAGATGGGGGTAGGGATGGAAAGGTGAAACTATTTTGTGTGGTattgtaatggtggatacatgacaTGATGCATTTATAAAAAGCCATAGAACTGTACAGTACAGAGTGAGCCTTAGTGTAAAATATGGACTCTAGTTAGTAATAACATTTCACTATTggtcatcaattgtaacaaaggTACCATACTCCTGCAAGATGGTAGTAATAGGGGAAAATGGGTGTGGAGGTACAGGAAGTATATGAGAATTTCCTTGACTTTTTGTGTAACTTTCTGTAAACATAAAGCtgctcatgaaaaataaaatctattaaaaaaataattggttgaaggccctgggtggctcaatgggttaaagcctctgccttcggctcaggtcatgatcccagggtcctaggatcgagccctgcatcgggctctctgctcagcagggaggctgcttcccccactctctctgaccgcctctctgcctacttgtgatctctgtctgtcaaataaataaataaaatcttttaaaaaattggttgaaagttggaatattttttaatgaactatCTACAACCATAATGTAATGACAACTGATCAGATGCACCTTGACTGAAACTGTAACATAAAAAGATTCTCAAAGATTTGGAAGAAAAGCTAAAGCCAAATAAGAGGTAGCTGCTACCAGTTTCCCCTCtaactctaaaatttttaaaaagccacccaGAGGTTATGAGACACATGCATTCAAGGTGCCTCTGCTTGAGAGCAGAGCTGCTCATGTTTCCATCTCCCCAGCGGCCACTGACGGATCTTCTCTCCACTCTCCTCCAGTCTCTGTGCATGGCTTTGTCATGTATCGGCTTGACTAGGCTGAATGAACTATATCTTAGAATTACCTTCTCCTTATGCGTTCGGTTAGGACGGACCAATAGAGATTCTTGGGCAAGATGTGGAGGGCAGAAGTGAAGCAGCTGCCATTTTATAGATCACACAGGTTGTCGCTGGCTGGCTGCTGGCTCGTCAGGTTTGCATAGGGCAGCAGCCAGGCCCGCAACTGTTTCACCTTTTTCTGGATCTTCTCAACTTCTCCAGCTCTGGACCAGGTGTGTGTCTGGCTCCATGATGAAGGATGCCAGTTTCTCCCATGGATGCTCATaccaccaaaggcagaggccagcTTATACCAGCTTGTCCTAGCTTCTCCCCACTTTACATCTGTTTTCCCTTCCTAACTGCCTACCCTCCGTACTTCGAGTGTCGGCATCTGACACTAAGACCACAGTGTTAGGAACTGCTTCATAACTCCTGACTGCATAAGGTTAAATCCCagctcatccatccatccatctatccatctatctatctgcccgcctgtctgtctatctatctatctatctatcttcgaTCTCCCCTAGTGGTTCAGCCTCTCAGATGGAGCCCTGATACACTCCGTAAGCAGAGACTCCTGGTGTCTGTGGAGTTATTGTTACCTCAAGCTGCTGTTCATGGAGGAAGTTGCAGTGGGTTTCCTGTTCCTCTCCCGCATAAGAAGAGGttgttttcttctccattccccaAAAGGCTGACGCAAAAATGTGAGATTGGCATCTTATTCACAGAAAGAACAAGTAGAAGTCATATTTGTACCCCTACCATGTTCAGTCTGTTCAATCTACAAATGACAAAATGATTATCATCCCCAAACTGAGACCGTTAACCTGTATTCTGCTCCTGACCCCTGTTTGACAAGCTTCAAGCTCTCACATTATGCCTGTAATTTGCTGCTTAAAGGTGTTCAAGGATCAGCATCCAGGggcttgctagaaatgcagaatccctTGACCCTCCACTCCTGGACTTACTGAATCAAAACATGCATTTTGACCAAATCTGTCAGTGATTCGTATGCATATTGAAGTTTAAAAAGGTGCCATCTACATGACTTTGGGGGGATAAAACCTTTATTAGCATTAATACCCAGAGATGGATTCTTATCACTGGCTTCTTGGatatacagttttaaaatttatgatgaCTATCTGGCACATTTTAGACCAACCTGCTCTAATTTCCTCATAACATTTGGCCTTTTTATGACCATGTTAACTGAAACATGAACTGGGCCAGCTGAGAGACCCAGAAGGTGAGTCTTAGAAAGTGAAGAGCTGGAAAGATGTGGCAGAAGTCACTAAAGATGCTTCAACACCCAAAGCAACAACTCTGTACCAAGTGTGTCCACATATACTAAGAGTAGGAAGTACACACAGGATTGATTTACAGCATCATGAGTTTGGTGGTTTCAGGAATggagagcaggaagaaggaacagaaggggGAAGGGTTTAATTTGCTTctacaacattttatttctaaaaagaagagATCTGGTGCAAGTATAGTTAACTGTTTTCATCTGGGAAATGTAGGTGGCACATGGGGGTCTCTTAGACTTATTTCTGCACAATCTGTAGATTTGAAACCTTTATCTAAATTaagaaattaggggcgcctgggtggctcagtgggttaagccgctgccttcggctcaggtcatgatcccagggtcctgggattgagcactgcatcgggctctctgctccacggggagcctgctccccccccctcGCCTCCTTGTGacctcgctctctttctctgtcaaataaataaaatattttaaaaatgccctAAACCCAAAGTAGTGTTTTTCCtcccaaacaaaaaaatatcttGGCACATGTGATTTAGAAAGTGTTctggttgggggcacctgggtggctcagtgggctgggcctctgccttcggctcaggtcatgatcccggcgtcctgggatcggcccccacattgggctctctgcttagcagggagcctgcttccccctctctctctgcctgcctctctgcctacttgtgatctctctctgtcaaataaataaataaaatcttaaaaaaaaaaaaagaaagtgttctgGTTTATCCTGATTCAGGTGACGTATGATCCAGAAGCTCAAACACTGGAAGGCAATTATTTTGAGCAAAGACTCTGCAGTCTGACTCAATGGGTTTGAATCCTCATTCCGTCACTCAGGCTAAATGATCTAGAGCAAGTTTCTCATTTTCTgcagcctcggtttcctcatttACGAATTAGGCACAATAATAATACCTGTTTTCAGTATTGTTGTGGGGTCTAAATGAGACGATATGGATAAACTCCTTAAAGAGTGCCTGCACACAAGTTGACA
This region includes:
- the HAUS5 gene encoding HAUS augmin-like complex subunit 5, with amino-acid sequence MELMQEARELGCWATEEMGAPVAARAPESTLRRLCLGQGADIWAYVLRHVHSQRSVKKIRGNLLWYGHQDSPEAHRKLELEATVAHLRAEIQELDQSLELMEQETEAQDMALEQALQNIQDTQRRALLLQAQAGAMRRQQRGLQDPVQRLQNQLRRLQDIERKAKVDISFGPLTSAALGLEPVVLGDVRRACTLRTQFLQKLLIPQAKGGSVPTPRDDYFGASYQQWLSSVETLLTNHPPGHVLASLEHLAAERETEIRSLCSPDGLRDTEMDRSQTPDQSDSSQALPSMEHLIQEGWRAVGVLVAQRGPLLKERQTLTQRLQGLMEEVERYAPGSSERQAFMLGLRGCGLWAELKALRAQSQELEEVAGQRQLLLQELQAKQQRILHWRRLVEETQEQVRLLIKGNSASKTRLCRSPAEVLALIQRKVVPTSEVVAPQSQELLRCLEEEARHLPHLLLGPLLRHSPGGLQPLPTVLPSIHQLHPASPRGSSLIVLSHTLGLPAGKAPELLLPKAASLRQDLLFLQDQQSLRCWDLLHVKNSLPPGPSTQELLQIRASQEKEQKDNLGQALKQLENVLKQALERIPKLQGVVEDWWEQPGQAALSEELCQGLSLPQWRLRWVQAQGALQQLCR